In the Acidovorax sp. A79 genome, one interval contains:
- the gph gene encoding phosphoglycolate phosphatase (PGP is an essential enzyme in the glycolate salvage pathway in higher organisms (photorespiration in plants). Phosphoglycolate results from the oxidase activity of RubisCO in the Calvin cycle when concentrations of carbon dioxide are low relative to oxygen. This enzyme is a member of the Haloacid Dehalogenase (HAD) superfamily of aspartate-nucleophile hydrolase enzymes (PF00702).) produces the protein MSTPSPLSALLSRVDAAIVDLDGTMVDTLGDFAEALNRMLRELALPPIEAPSIERMVGKGSEHLLRSVLAHVLASEGQPADAAQVESLYPAAWASYQKHYLAINGQYAQVYPGVVAGLQALQAAGLRLACLTNKPLDFAVPLLKAKGLDGYFSQVFGGDSFARKKPDPLPLVKTCEALGTAPARTLMVGDSSNDAQAARAAGCPVVLVTYGYNHGQPARAVDADGFADALSAFAG, from the coding sequence ATGTCCACACCCTCGCCCCTGTCCGCCCTGTTGTCCCGCGTGGACGCCGCCATCGTGGACCTGGACGGCACCATGGTGGACACGCTCGGGGACTTTGCCGAGGCGCTCAACCGCATGCTGCGCGAACTGGCGCTGCCACCCATCGAGGCACCCTCCATCGAGCGCATGGTGGGCAAAGGCTCGGAGCACCTGCTGCGGTCGGTGCTGGCCCATGTGCTGGCATCCGAGGGCCAGCCGGCCGATGCGGCGCAGGTCGAATCGCTGTACCCCGCCGCCTGGGCCAGCTACCAGAAGCACTACCTGGCCATCAACGGCCAGTATGCGCAGGTGTACCCCGGCGTGGTGGCCGGCCTGCAGGCGCTGCAGGCCGCGGGCCTGCGCCTGGCCTGCCTGACCAACAAGCCCCTGGATTTCGCCGTGCCCTTGCTGAAGGCCAAGGGGCTCGACGGCTACTTTTCGCAGGTGTTCGGTGGCGACAGCTTCGCGCGCAAGAAGCCCGATCCGCTGCCCCTCGTCAAGACCTGCGAGGCCCTGGGCACCGCGCCCGCGCGCACGCTGATGGTCGGCGATTCCAGCAACGATGCGCAGGCCGCGCGCGCCGCCGGCTGCCCCGTGGTGCTGGTGACCTACGGCTATAACCACGGCCAGCCCGCGCGGGCGGTGGATGCCGATGGTTTCGCGGATGCGCTGAGCGCGTTCGCGGGCTGA